A section of the Bacillus thermozeamaize genome encodes:
- a CDS encoding catabolite control protein A, whose protein sequence is MSVTIYDVAREAGVSMATVSRVVNGNPNVKPSTRKKVMETIERLGYRPNAVARGLASKKTTTVGVVIPDISNPFYAEVTRGVEDIAKMYHYNIILGNSDQQKPKELDLINTFLEKQVDGLLFMGREITPEHEEVFDSAHVPIVLCATRDEKRRFPAVNINHRLAASEATHHLIEGGHRRIALIGGPLEDPQRGRAKFEGYREALETADLPFDEQLVRIGDYRYDSGFAAMQELLAIPEPPTAVFCVSDEMAVGAIHAIQEHGLRVPEDIEVIGYDNIPLASMVRPKLTTIGQPMYDLGAVAMRLLTKFMNHEPVEEQRVVLLHQWIERDSTRTRPIGDE, encoded by the coding sequence ATGAGCGTGACCATCTATGATGTGGCCAGGGAAGCGGGGGTTTCGATGGCTACCGTCTCCCGCGTGGTGAACGGAAACCCGAATGTCAAACCGTCCACGCGGAAAAAGGTGATGGAGACGATTGAACGTTTGGGCTACCGTCCCAACGCCGTGGCCCGGGGACTGGCCAGCAAGAAGACGACCACCGTCGGGGTGGTGATTCCGGACATCTCCAACCCCTTTTATGCCGAAGTGACACGAGGCGTGGAAGATATTGCCAAAATGTACCATTATAACATCATTTTGGGGAACTCCGATCAACAAAAACCGAAAGAGCTGGATTTGATCAATACCTTTCTCGAAAAGCAGGTGGACGGCCTGCTGTTTATGGGCAGGGAGATCACGCCGGAGCACGAGGAGGTATTTGATTCCGCGCATGTACCCATCGTGCTCTGTGCCACGCGGGATGAGAAGCGCCGGTTTCCCGCGGTCAACATCAACCATCGCCTTGCCGCTTCGGAGGCCACGCACCACTTGATCGAGGGAGGGCACCGGCGAATCGCGCTGATTGGCGGGCCGTTGGAGGATCCGCAGCGGGGCCGGGCCAAATTTGAGGGATACCGGGAAGCGCTGGAGACGGCGGATCTCCCCTTTGATGAACAGTTGGTCCGGATCGGGGATTACCGGTATGATTCCGGCTTTGCGGCGATGCAGGAGCTGCTGGCGATCCCCGAACCACCGACGGCGGTTTTTTGCGTCAGTGACGAAATGGCAGTCGGCGCCATTCATGCCATTCAGGAGCATGGCCTGCGGGTGCCGGAGGATATTGAGGTCATCGGTTATGATAACATCCCACTGGCGTCCATGGTGCGGCCGAAGCTGACCACCATCGGACAGCCAATGTACGATCTGGGTGCGGTGGCGATGCGCCTGTTGACCAAGTTCATGAATCATGAACCGGTCGAGGAACAGCGGGTCGTATTGCTGCACCAGTGGATCGAAAGGGATTCCACACGCACGCGTCCCATCGGCGATGAATAA
- a CDS encoding histone deacetylase: MAKHNSAFVYSEAFQTYKFHNDHPFNQKRLQLTLDLIQKMKLIRPEQIITPRMATETELELILDAHFIQAVRQLDPTEDDTPTHPIDAEAYGLGTEDNPIFPGMYKASLLSVGGTLVATELVMEGHVRHALNLGGGLHHGLRNKAAGFCIFNDAAVAIAHIRKKYQARVLYIDTDAHHGDGVQWLFYDDPNVMTISIHETGRYLFPGTGDVDERGAGAGLGYSINLPLDAFTEDDSYIDMIHQLLPTAARSFRPDVIISQNGCDAHRFDPLTHLATSMRVFQAIPRLVHQLAHELCDGRWIALGGGGYDIWRVVPRAWALLWAEMNDIHLEDQQLPQQWLNQWQAESPVTLPPRLFDPPMKPIPRRQEIEAKNRRTLERLLWYVPKA; the protein is encoded by the coding sequence ATGGCAAAACACAACAGCGCCTTTGTCTACAGTGAGGCGTTTCAAACCTACAAATTCCACAACGATCACCCATTCAATCAAAAACGGCTCCAACTGACGCTCGATTTGATTCAAAAAATGAAGCTCATCCGGCCGGAACAGATCATCACCCCGCGAATGGCCACCGAGACAGAACTGGAACTGATTCTGGATGCACATTTCATCCAGGCCGTCAGGCAGCTTGATCCCACCGAAGATGACACCCCCACGCACCCCATTGACGCAGAAGCATATGGACTTGGCACCGAAGACAATCCCATCTTCCCAGGCATGTACAAAGCCAGCCTGCTCAGCGTCGGCGGGACGCTGGTCGCCACCGAACTGGTCATGGAAGGGCATGTCCGGCACGCGCTAAACCTGGGAGGAGGACTGCATCACGGTTTGCGAAACAAGGCAGCCGGCTTTTGCATCTTCAACGATGCGGCCGTAGCCATCGCCCATATCCGCAAAAAGTACCAGGCACGGGTCCTTTACATTGACACCGATGCCCATCACGGTGATGGTGTGCAATGGCTTTTTTACGATGATCCCAATGTCATGACCATCTCCATTCACGAAACCGGACGCTACCTCTTTCCAGGAACGGGCGACGTGGATGAACGGGGGGCGGGAGCGGGCCTTGGCTACAGCATCAACCTGCCTTTGGACGCTTTTACCGAGGACGATTCTTATATCGACATGATTCATCAGCTGCTGCCCACGGCCGCCCGCAGCTTTCGCCCTGACGTGATCATCAGCCAGAACGGATGTGATGCCCACCGCTTCGATCCCCTCACCCACCTGGCCACTTCCATGCGCGTCTTTCAGGCCATCCCCCGGCTGGTTCATCAATTGGCGCACGAGCTGTGCGACGGCCGGTGGATCGCCTTGGGAGGCGGCGGTTATGACATCTGGCGTGTCGTTCCCCGTGCCTGGGCGCTGCTGTGGGCGGAAATGAACGACATTCACTTGGAAGATCAGCAGCTGCCGCAGCAATGGCTGAATCAATGGCAGGCGGAAAGTCCGGTAACCCTTCCGCCCAGGCTTTTTGACCCGCCGATGAAACCGATTCCACGCCGCCAGGAAATTGAAGCGAAAAACCGGCGCACCCTGGAACGACTGTTGTGGTACGTTCCAAAAGCGTAA
- a CDS encoding acetoin dehydrogenase, with protein MKHVKQYHSMPFVTPNGEELLIEGPVPPETVARYPLHEECDAFRIPEKQHQALIEIAGFEEARIILAHNETVTVGYVTFLYPDPLESWSDGHMEDLLELGAIEIAPAYRKGGLAKALLKVAFMDPHMENYIVFTTEYCWHWDLKRTGLSVWEYRKVMEKVMNSAGLEWMATDDPEICSHPANALMVRIGKQVPQSSIEAFDRLRLRRRYMY; from the coding sequence ATGAAACACGTCAAGCAGTACCATTCGATGCCCTTTGTGACGCCGAATGGGGAAGAGCTGTTGATCGAAGGCCCGGTACCTCCTGAAACCGTCGCCCGTTACCCGCTGCATGAAGAATGTGACGCCTTTCGCATCCCGGAAAAACAGCACCAGGCGCTGATCGAGATTGCCGGTTTCGAGGAAGCGAGGATTATCCTGGCACACAACGAAACCGTGACGGTCGGCTACGTCACATTCCTTTATCCCGATCCGCTGGAAAGCTGGTCAGACGGACACATGGAAGACCTTCTCGAACTGGGAGCCATCGAAATCGCGCCAGCATACCGCAAAGGAGGACTGGCCAAGGCGCTTCTCAAGGTGGCTTTCATGGATCCCCATATGGAAAACTATATCGTCTTTACCACCGAATACTGCTGGCACTGGGACTTGAAACGCACCGGCCTGTCCGTCTGGGAATACCGCAAAGTGATGGAAAAAGTGATGAACAGTGCCGGTCTGGAATGGATGGCCACCGATGACCCGGAGATCTGCTCACACCCCGCCAATGCCTTGATGGTCCGGATCGGCAAACAGGTTCCGCAAAGTTCCATCGAAGCCTTTGATCGCCTCCGCCTCCGCCGCCGCTACATGTACTAA